In a genomic window of Streptococcus oralis:
- a CDS encoding acetolactate synthase large subunit translates to MEKISLESPKTGSDLVLETLRDLGIDTIFGYPGGAVLPLYDAIYNFKGIRHILGRHEQGCLHEAEGYAKSTGKLGVAVVTSGPGATNAITGIADAMSDSVPLLVFTGQVARAGIGKDAFQEADIVGITMPITKYNYQVRETADIPRIITEAVHIATTGRPGPVVIDLPKDVSALETDFIYSPEVNLPSYQPTLDPNDMQIKKILKQLSKAKKPVLLAGGGISYAEASKELNEFAERYQIPVVTSLLGQGTIATSHPLFLGMGGMHGSFAANIAMTEADFMISIGCRFDDRLTGNPKTFAKNAKVAHIDIDPAEIGKIISADIPVVGDAKKALQMLLAEPTVHNNTEKWIEKVTKDKNRVRSYDKKERVVQPQAVIERIGELTNGDAIVVTDVGQHQMWTAQYYPYQNERQLVTSGGLGTMGFGVPAAIGAKIANPEKEVILFVGDGGFQMTNQELAILNIYKVPIKVVMLNNHSLGMVRQWQESFYEGRTSESVFDTLPDFQLMAQAYGIKNYKFDNPETIEKDLEVILEDVPMFIEVDISRKEQVLPMVPAGKSNHEMLGVKFHA, encoded by the coding sequence ATGGAGAAAATCAGTTTAGAATCTCCTAAGACGGGGTCGGACCTAGTTTTGGAAACACTTCGGGACTTAGGGATTGATACCATTTTTGGTTATCCTGGTGGTGCGGTCTTACCTTTGTATGATGCGATATACAATTTTAAAGGCATTCGCCACATCTTGGGACGCCATGAGCAAGGTTGTTTGCACGAAGCTGAAGGATATGCCAAATCAACTGGAAAGTTGGGCGTTGCCGTCGTCACGAGTGGGCCGGGAGCAACAAATGCCATTACAGGGATTGCAGATGCCATGAGCGATAGCGTTCCCCTTTTGGTTTTTACAGGTCAGGTTGCGCGAGCTGGAATTGGGAAGGATGCCTTTCAGGAGGCAGATATCGTAGGTATTACCATGCCCATTACCAAGTACAATTACCAAGTCCGTGAGACAGCAGATATTCCCCGTATCATAACGGAAGCCGTGCATATCGCAACGACAGGTCGTCCAGGTCCAGTTGTGATTGACTTGCCAAAGGATGTATCAGCTCTAGAGACAGATTTCATCTATTCACCAGAGGTGAATTTACCAAGTTACCAACCGACGCTTGATCCAAATGACATGCAAATCAAGAAAATCTTGAAGCAATTGTCAAAAGCCAAGAAACCGGTTTTGTTAGCAGGTGGTGGTATCAGCTATGCAGAAGCTTCTAAGGAGCTCAATGAATTTGCTGAACGTTACCAAATTCCAGTAGTCACTAGTCTTTTGGGGCAAGGTACCATTGCAACAAGCCATCCGCTTTTCCTAGGAATGGGAGGAATGCACGGCTCTTTCGCAGCCAACATTGCAATGACTGAAGCAGACTTTATGATTAGTATTGGTTGTCGTTTCGATGACCGCTTGACGGGGAATCCTAAGACCTTTGCTAAAAATGCTAAGGTTGCTCATATCGATATTGATCCAGCTGAGATTGGCAAGATTATCAGTGCAGATATTCCTGTAGTGGGGGATGCTAAGAAAGCCTTGCAGATGTTGTTGGCAGAGCCAACTGTTCATAACAATACTGAAAAGTGGATTGAAAAAGTCACTAAAGACAAGAACCGCGTTCGTTCTTATGACAAGAAAGAACGTGTGGTTCAACCTCAGGCTGTTATTGAACGCATCGGTGAGTTGACGAATGGAGATGCCATTGTTGTAACTGACGTAGGGCAACACCAAATGTGGACAGCTCAGTATTACCCATATCAGAATGAACGTCAATTGGTAACTTCAGGTGGCTTGGGTACCATGGGCTTCGGAGTTCCTGCAGCTATTGGTGCCAAAATTGCCAATCCAGAAAAAGAGGTTATCCTTTTTGTCGGTGATGGTGGCTTCCAAATGACCAACCAAGAGCTAGCTATCCTAAATATCTACAAAGTTCCGATTAAGGTTGTCATGTTGAATAACCACTCACTAGGAATGGTTCGCCAGTGGCAGGAATCCTTCTATGAAGGTAGAACGTCAGAGTCAGTCTTTGATACACTTCCTGACTTCCAGCTGATGGCACAGGCTTACGGCATCAAAAACTATAAATTTGATAATCCAGAGACGATAGAGAAGGATCTAGAAGTCATTCTAGAGGATGTGCCCATGTTTATCGAGGTGGACATTTCTCGTAAGGAACAGGTCTTACCGATGGTACCAGCTGGTAAGAGCAATCATGAGATGTTGGGGGTGAAGTTCCATGCGTAG
- the fusA gene encoding elongation factor G, giving the protein MAREFSLEKTRNIGIMAHVDAGKTTTTERILYYTGKIHKIGETHEGASQMDWMEQEQERGITITSAATTAQWNNHRVNIIDTPGHVDFTIEVQRSLRVLDGAVTVLDSQSGVEPQTETVWRQATEYGVPRIVFANKMDKIGADFLYSVSTLHDRLQANAHPIQLPIGAEDDFRGIIDLIKMKAEIYTNDLGTDILEEDIPAEYLEQAQEYREKLVEAVAETDEDLMMKYLEGEEITNEELKAAIRKATINVEFFPVLCGSAFKNKGVQLMLDAVIDYLPSPLDIPAIKGINPDTDEEETRPASDDEPFAALAFKIMTDPFVGRLTFFRVYSGVLQSGSYVLNTSKGKRERIGRILQMHANSRQEIDTVYSGDIAAAVGLKDTTTGDSLTDEKAKIILESINVPEPVIQLMVEPKSKADQDKMGIALQKLAEEDPTFRVETNVETGETVISGMGELHLDVLVDRMRREFKVEANVGAPQVSYRETFRASTQARGFFKRQSGGKGQFGDVWIEFTPNEEGKGFEFENAIVGGVVPREFIPAVEKGLVESMANGVLAGYPMVDVKAKLYDGSYHDVDSSETAFKIAASLALKEAAKSAQPAILEPMMLVTITVPEENLGDVMGHVTARRGRVDGMEAHGNSQIVRAYVPLAEMFGYATVLRSASQGRGTFMMVFDHYEDVPKSVQEEIIKKNKGED; this is encoded by the coding sequence ATGGCACGCGAATTTTCACTTGAAAAAACTCGTAATATCGGTATCATGGCTCACGTCGATGCCGGTAAAACAACAACTACTGAGCGTATTCTTTACTACACTGGTAAAATCCACAAAATCGGTGAAACTCACGAAGGTGCGTCACAAATGGACTGGATGGAGCAAGAGCAAGAACGTGGTATCACTATCACTTCTGCTGCGACAACAGCTCAATGGAATAACCACCGTGTAAACATCATCGACACACCAGGACACGTGGACTTCACAATCGAAGTACAACGTTCTCTTCGTGTATTGGATGGTGCGGTTACTGTTCTTGACTCACAATCAGGTGTTGAGCCTCAAACTGAAACAGTTTGGCGTCAAGCAACTGAATACGGAGTTCCACGTATCGTATTTGCCAACAAAATGGACAAAATCGGTGCTGACTTCCTTTACTCTGTAAGCACACTTCACGACCGTCTTCAAGCAAACGCACACCCAATCCAATTGCCAATCGGTGCTGAAGATGACTTCCGCGGTATCATCGACTTGATCAAGATGAAAGCTGAAATCTATACTAACGATCTTGGTACAGATATCCTTGAAGAAGATATTCCAGCTGAATACCTTGAGCAAGCACAAGAATACCGTGAAAAATTGGTTGAAGCAGTTGCTGAAACTGATGAAGACTTGATGATGAAATACCTTGAAGGTGAAGAAATCACTAACGAAGAATTGAAAGCTGCTATCCGTAAAGCAACTATCAACGTTGAATTCTTCCCAGTATTGTGTGGTTCTGCCTTCAAGAACAAGGGTGTTCAATTGATGCTTGATGCGGTTATCGACTACCTTCCAAGCCCACTTGATATCCCAGCAATCAAAGGTATCAACCCAGATACAGACGAAGAAGAAACTCGTCCAGCATCTGATGATGAGCCATTCGCAGCTCTTGCCTTCAAGATCATGACTGACCCATTCGTAGGTCGTTTGACATTCTTCCGTGTATACTCAGGTGTTCTTCAATCAGGTTCATACGTATTGAACACTTCTAAAGGTAAACGTGAACGTATCGGACGTATCCTTCAAATGCACGCTAACAGCCGTCAAGAAATCGACACTGTTTACTCAGGTGATATCGCTGCTGCCGTTGGTTTGAAAGATACTACAACTGGTGACTCATTGACAGATGAAAAAGCTAAAATCATCCTTGAGTCAATCAACGTTCCAGAACCAGTTATCCAATTGATGGTTGAGCCAAAATCTAAAGCTGACCAAGATAAGATGGGTATCGCCCTTCAAAAATTGGCTGAAGAAGATCCAACTTTCCGCGTTGAAACTAACGTTGAAACTGGTGAAACAGTTATCTCTGGTATGGGTGAACTTCACCTTGATGTCCTTGTTGACCGTATGCGTCGTGAGTTTAAAGTTGAAGCGAACGTAGGTGCTCCTCAAGTATCTTACCGTGAAACATTCCGTGCTTCTACTCAAGCACGTGGATTCTTCAAACGTCAGTCTGGTGGTAAAGGTCAATTCGGTGATGTATGGATTGAATTTACTCCAAACGAAGAAGGTAAAGGATTCGAATTCGAAAACGCAATCGTCGGTGGTGTGGTTCCTCGTGAATTTATCCCAGCGGTTGAAAAAGGTTTGGTAGAATCTATGGCTAACGGTGTTCTTGCAGGTTACCCAATGGTTGACGTTAAAGCTAAACTTTACGATGGTTCATACCACGATGTCGACTCATCTGAAACTGCCTTCAAGATCGCGGCTTCACTTGCCCTTAAAGAAGCTGCTAAATCAGCACAACCAGCTATCCTTGAACCAATGATGCTTGTAACCATCACTGTTCCAGAAGAAAACCTTGGTGATGTTATGGGTCACGTGACTGCTCGTCGTGGACGTGTAGATGGTATGGAAGCACACGGTAACAGCCAAATCGTTCGTGCTTACGTTCCACTTGCTGAAATGTTCGGTTATGCAACAGTTCTTCGTTCAGCATCTCAAGGACGTGGTACATTCATGATGGTATTTGACCACTACGAAGATGTACCTAAGTCAGTACAAGAAGAAATCATCAAGAAAAACAAAGGTGAAGACTAA